Proteins encoded together in one Thermoanaerobaculum aquaticum window:
- a CDS encoding XRE family transcriptional regulator yields MTTEQLSWRLRHLRKLAGLSQEALARRAGVSRNFLAQIERGQSLPTVAVLRRLASALGTTVAHLLGEEPPAAPSAETVPVPLVADRIAAGPPAFVNDHVEGYEPLPATLLKTLGVEPSRAVLVRLGKDQDSMADTIPPGATVLLDLTPVEHITPKQIYAVREEAGDSLGCTIKRLVLDPSSRVLILLSDNPAHLPRAIRLRPGQPLSEVVLGRVVWWMPGKHGP; encoded by the coding sequence ATGACCACAGAACAGCTTTCCTGGCGACTCCGGCACCTGCGGAAGCTGGCGGGGCTCTCCCAAGAAGCCCTAGCCCGCCGCGCCGGGGTGTCCCGGAACTTCCTGGCGCAAATTGAAAGGGGCCAGTCGCTACCTACGGTTGCCGTGCTCCGCCGGCTCGCTTCGGCTTTGGGAACCACCGTGGCCCATCTCCTAGGGGAAGAGCCCCCCGCTGCCCCCTCCGCCGAAACCGTGCCCGTCCCCCTGGTGGCCGACCGCATTGCCGCTGGCCCACCGGCCTTCGTGAACGACCACGTGGAAGGCTACGAACCGCTCCCCGCAACCCTCTTGAAAACCCTCGGGGTGGAACCCTCCCGGGCGGTGTTGGTGCGGCTGGGCAAAGACCAGGACTCCATGGCCGACACCATCCCCCCGGGGGCCACGGTGCTTCTCGATCTCACGCCAGTGGAGCACATTACCCCTAAGCAAATCTACGCGGTTCGGGAGGAAGCCGGGGACAGCTTGGGCTGCACCATCAAGCGCTTGGTCCTGGACCCTTCCTCACGGGTTTTGATTTTGCTTTCCGACAACCCCGCCCACCTCCCCCGGGCCATTCGCCTGCGCCCAGGGCAGCCTTTGTCGGAGGTGGTTTTGGGGCGGGTGGTGTGGTGGATGCCAGGAAAGCACGGCCCCTAA
- a CDS encoding P-loop NTPase family protein, giving the protein MSARPVLLPLGDDPSWRQLTQRWRFQEEHRPRLSTGEETMDALLAGGWPVGKVAELVGAASSGKTSLAVATVAAATARDELALWVDASGQFDAASLVAAGVRLEQLLLVQAGEPGQAVRAVELVLEAGGFTVVVVDLGGEEPREGRGFRQEERARLPLRLARAVERAGVVGLVLTPKPWVGTWAGVQVVFSPGKPRFVKEEGAGFWFAGFTVQAQVERGKGQQVGRRVAWVAGG; this is encoded by the coding sequence ATGAGCGCTCGTCCCGTCCTCCTGCCGCTTGGGGATGACCCCTCCTGGCGCCAGCTTACCCAGCGCTGGCGCTTCCAGGAGGAGCACCGTCCCCGCTTGAGCACCGGGGAGGAAACCATGGATGCCCTGCTGGCCGGAGGGTGGCCGGTGGGCAAGGTGGCGGAGCTGGTGGGGGCGGCAAGCTCGGGAAAAACCAGCCTGGCGGTAGCCACCGTGGCGGCGGCCACGGCCCGCGATGAGCTGGCTCTGTGGGTGGATGCTTCGGGGCAGTTCGATGCTGCTTCCCTGGTGGCTGCGGGGGTGCGCTTGGAGCAGCTGCTGCTGGTCCAGGCTGGGGAACCGGGGCAAGCGGTGCGGGCGGTGGAGCTGGTGCTGGAGGCGGGGGGGTTCACGGTGGTGGTGGTGGACCTGGGAGGGGAGGAACCCCGGGAGGGCAGGGGCTTTCGCCAGGAGGAGCGGGCCCGCTTGCCGCTCCGTTTGGCACGGGCGGTGGAGCGGGCTGGAGTGGTGGGGCTGGTGCTCACCCCCAAACCGTGGGTGGGGACCTGGGCAGGGGTGCAGGTGGTGTTTTCTCCGGGCAAGCCCCGATTTGTGAAGGAGGAGGGGGCTGGTTTTTGGTTTGCCGGTTTCACGGTGCAAGCCCAGGTGGAGCGGGGAAAGGGGCAGCAGGTGGGGCGGAGGGTGGCGTGGGTGGCGGGAGGGTAA
- a CDS encoding DNA polymerase Y family protein yields MRIASLLVPDFPLAALIRSFPELRERPVAVAAGPSPRDTVLAASPEAQALGVSAGMTAAQARQVDGRVAVRTVPKEVQAAASAALVEVAGSFSPHLRQVQPGLVWLKVDGLEGHFAEEQALALEIWRRCFRVGLAAHVGIGNSGQLATVAARTGEVVVVPQGAEAGFLAPLAVTLAEPSAGCGHTLALWGVRTFGALAKLPREEVVARLGEEGLRLHRLACGEGEDFVPDPPGEELREGVWLEEAVPSLEGCLFVLHGVLSRLAERLRLRGEGFARVRVELALEGGGKREYRLPLLAPTDEVPALLALARLMFAAAPPGEAVEGVVVEAQGGVVRSVQGSLFGPPRPHPGSLAAALVRLSAIVGPERVGQPQLANSHRPSAWKLVPFALSWEKKKESPLPAEKPPVLRLWQPPKPAQVTVVGGKPVAVRVNGSGGVVVAWAGPYRWQGEWWGEGAFDRDDYDVATADGAVWRLFYHRKEKRWYVDGVYD; encoded by the coding sequence ATGCGAATCGCAAGCCTCCTGGTGCCCGATTTTCCGCTGGCGGCGCTCATCCGCAGCTTTCCTGAGCTGCGGGAACGGCCGGTGGCGGTGGCGGCAGGACCCTCTCCCCGCGACACCGTACTGGCTGCCAGTCCGGAGGCGCAAGCCTTAGGGGTGAGTGCGGGGATGACCGCCGCCCAGGCCCGGCAGGTGGACGGGAGGGTGGCGGTGAGGACGGTGCCCAAGGAGGTGCAGGCAGCCGCCAGCGCTGCCCTGGTGGAGGTGGCGGGGAGCTTTTCCCCTCACTTGCGCCAGGTCCAGCCGGGTCTGGTGTGGTTGAAGGTGGACGGCCTGGAGGGCCACTTTGCCGAAGAGCAGGCCTTGGCTTTGGAGATCTGGCGCCGCTGTTTCCGGGTAGGGCTGGCAGCGCATGTGGGCATTGGCAACAGCGGCCAGCTGGCCACGGTGGCCGCCCGCACCGGTGAGGTGGTGGTGGTGCCCCAGGGGGCCGAAGCTGGGTTTTTGGCGCCGCTGGCGGTCACACTGGCGGAGCCTTCCGCCGGGTGCGGGCACACGCTTGCGCTTTGGGGTGTGCGCACGTTCGGGGCTTTGGCCAAGCTGCCCCGAGAAGAGGTGGTGGCCAGGCTGGGAGAAGAAGGGCTGCGGCTCCACCGCCTGGCCTGCGGCGAAGGGGAGGATTTTGTTCCCGATCCCCCTGGCGAGGAGCTGAGGGAAGGGGTGTGGCTGGAGGAAGCGGTGCCCTCCCTGGAAGGGTGCCTGTTTGTGCTGCACGGGGTCCTTTCCCGCCTGGCCGAGCGGTTGCGGTTGCGGGGGGAGGGGTTTGCCCGGGTGAGGGTGGAACTGGCGCTGGAAGGCGGTGGAAAACGGGAGTACCGCCTGCCGCTTCTGGCACCCACCGACGAAGTGCCGGCCCTGTTGGCCTTAGCCCGCCTGATGTTTGCAGCTGCCCCACCGGGGGAAGCGGTGGAGGGGGTGGTGGTGGAAGCGCAGGGAGGTGTGGTGCGCTCGGTGCAGGGCTCGCTTTTTGGCCCACCCCGCCCTCACCCCGGTTCGCTGGCGGCAGCGTTGGTGCGGCTTTCAGCCATCGTGGGGCCGGAGCGGGTGGGGCAACCGCAGCTCGCCAACTCCCACCGCCCCAGCGCGTGGAAGCTGGTGCCCTTTGCGCTCAGTTGGGAAAAGAAAAAAGAAAGCCCGTTGCCAGCGGAAAAGCCTCCGGTGCTGCGCCTCTGGCAGCCACCAAAGCCGGCCCAGGTGACGGTGGTGGGAGGCAAACCGGTGGCGGTGCGGGTGAACGGCAGCGGGGGCGTGGTGGTGGCGTGGGCGGGGCCTTACCGGTGGCAGGGGGAGTGGTGGGGAGAGGGCGCTTTTGACCGGGACGATTACGACGTGGCCACCGCGGACGGGGCGGTTTGGCGCCTTTTTTACCACCGCAAGGAAAAGCGCTGGTACGTGGACGGGGTTTATGACTAA
- a CDS encoding DNA polymerase III subunit alpha — protein MTKVLPYCELHAHSAFSFLEGACEPETLAERAQELALPAVALVDRGGVYGLPRFAKACREVGVEALAGAEVPLEDGSRLPLLVRDPRGWSNLCRLLTTAALGRPKGQAAVSWEQVQHHAAGLLALTGWEEGPLLRAWRRGGEEAAGSLLAQLVACFGKENLAVEVCRQLVRGEERAIAAVVRLARRFGLPLVATTNALLAREEDGMVADCFTCLKEKTTLDQAGKLLAPNRARVLRGAQAMSALFSELPEAVSNTVKVAERCTFRLSQLPYRFPRAEVGPGRSEAEELRARVWEGAKTRYRQITPRVRAQLERELALIEKLSLSGYFLVVHDIVRFCQKEGIMVQGRGSAANSAVCYALSITNVDPIAYDLLFERFLSEERGEWPDIDLDLPSGDEREKVIQHVYRTYGERGAGMTAVVVCYRARAAVREAGKVLGFDPERLEKLSAMLSGWGFERDPREELPQHMRAVGLDPEERRGQHFVELVARLSGLPRHLGQHTGGMVLAAGRLDDVVPLEPASMPGRVVIQWDKDDCADLGIIKVDLLGLGMMQVLEMAVPLIRQHEGVEVDYAHLPADDPAVYDMLCRADTVGVFQVESRAQMATLPRMQPRRFYDLVVEVAIIRPGPIVGKMVHPYLNRRLGREPVTYPHPDLQPILERTLGVPLFQEQLMRVAMVAAGFTGGQAEELRRAMGAKRSLERMKKLERQLREGMAARGITGKAADDIVQGITSFALYGFPESHAASFALIAYASAYLKAHHPAAFYCALLSAWPMGFYHPATIVQDARRHGVRVLPVDVNCSQWLCTLERDDQGKLAVRLGFKFVKGLRREVAENLAREAQKQPFASVEDLLRRGGLNRRELEVLASIGACASLGETRRAALWQVSAFDGRSRPLQQAMGWGKSPSPLPDMDLRERYVADFEGTGLTVGRHPLHMFRSALQKRGVLSACEVARCRHGQRVKVGGVVIVRQRPSTAKGMCFATLEDESGFVNVVFAPDLFTKERATITTSALLEVDGVVQSRDGVLTVRALAARPLVLPTPACDSRDFH, from the coding sequence ATGACTAAGGTTTTGCCTTACTGCGAGCTCCACGCTCACTCGGCCTTTTCCTTTTTGGAAGGGGCCTGTGAGCCCGAAACCCTGGCCGAAAGGGCACAGGAGCTTGCTTTGCCGGCGGTGGCCCTGGTGGACCGCGGTGGGGTGTACGGCTTGCCGCGCTTTGCCAAGGCTTGCCGGGAGGTGGGCGTAGAAGCCCTGGCCGGTGCTGAGGTGCCGCTGGAGGACGGCTCCCGTTTGCCGCTTTTGGTGAGGGATCCCAGAGGCTGGTCCAACCTTTGCCGGCTGCTCACCACGGCTGCGCTGGGCCGCCCCAAGGGACAGGCGGCCGTCAGCTGGGAGCAGGTCCAGCACCACGCTGCCGGGCTTTTGGCCCTCACCGGTTGGGAGGAAGGGCCTTTGCTGCGGGCCTGGCGCCGGGGTGGGGAGGAAGCAGCGGGTAGCCTGCTTGCCCAGCTTGTGGCTTGCTTTGGCAAGGAAAACCTGGCGGTGGAGGTTTGCCGGCAGCTGGTGCGGGGGGAGGAAAGGGCCATTGCCGCCGTGGTGCGGCTGGCCCGCCGGTTTGGGCTGCCTCTGGTGGCAACGACCAACGCGCTTTTGGCTCGCGAGGAAGACGGGATGGTAGCGGATTGCTTTACGTGCCTTAAGGAAAAAACCACCTTGGATCAGGCTGGAAAGCTTCTGGCCCCCAACCGGGCGAGGGTTTTGCGGGGTGCCCAAGCCATGAGCGCGCTTTTTTCTGAGCTGCCGGAAGCGGTGAGCAACACCGTGAAGGTTGCCGAACGCTGCACCTTCCGCCTTTCCCAGTTGCCCTACCGCTTCCCCCGGGCGGAGGTGGGCCCCGGGAGAAGCGAAGCCGAAGAGCTGCGGGCGCGGGTGTGGGAGGGGGCAAAAACCAGGTACCGGCAGATCACACCCCGGGTGCGGGCGCAGCTGGAGCGGGAGCTGGCGCTCATCGAAAAGCTGTCCTTGAGCGGCTACTTCTTGGTAGTGCACGACATCGTGCGTTTCTGCCAGAAAGAAGGAATCATGGTGCAGGGTCGCGGTTCAGCTGCCAACTCTGCCGTGTGTTACGCGCTTTCCATCACCAACGTGGATCCCATTGCCTATGACCTGCTGTTCGAGCGCTTCCTTTCGGAAGAGCGGGGGGAATGGCCCGATATTGACCTGGACTTGCCCTCGGGTGACGAACGGGAAAAGGTCATCCAGCACGTGTACCGCACCTACGGTGAGCGGGGGGCGGGGATGACGGCAGTGGTGGTTTGTTACCGGGCGCGGGCGGCGGTGCGGGAAGCGGGAAAGGTGCTGGGGTTTGATCCCGAACGCTTGGAAAAGCTTTCGGCCATGCTTTCGGGGTGGGGCTTTGAGCGCGATCCCCGGGAAGAGCTGCCGCAGCACATGCGGGCGGTGGGGTTGGATCCCGAGGAAAGGCGGGGCCAGCACTTCGTGGAGCTGGTGGCGCGGCTTTCCGGGCTTCCCCGCCACTTGGGGCAGCACACCGGTGGCATGGTGCTGGCGGCAGGACGATTGGACGACGTGGTGCCGCTGGAGCCAGCTTCCATGCCCGGGCGGGTGGTGATCCAGTGGGACAAGGACGACTGTGCGGATTTGGGGATCATCAAGGTGGACCTTTTGGGCTTGGGCATGATGCAGGTGCTGGAAATGGCGGTTCCCCTCATCCGCCAACACGAGGGGGTGGAGGTGGACTACGCCCACCTGCCGGCGGACGACCCGGCGGTGTACGACATGCTGTGCCGCGCCGATACGGTGGGGGTTTTCCAAGTGGAAAGCCGGGCGCAAATGGCCACCCTGCCCCGCATGCAGCCCCGGCGCTTTTACGACTTGGTGGTGGAGGTGGCCATCATTCGCCCGGGCCCCATCGTGGGCAAGATGGTGCACCCGTACCTCAACCGCCGCTTGGGCCGGGAACCGGTCACCTACCCCCACCCCGACCTCCAGCCCATCCTGGAGCGTACCCTGGGTGTGCCGCTGTTTCAGGAGCAGCTCATGCGGGTGGCCATGGTGGCGGCGGGCTTCACCGGGGGTCAAGCGGAGGAGCTGCGCCGGGCCATGGGGGCCAAGCGCTCCCTGGAGCGCATGAAGAAGCTGGAGCGACAGCTGCGGGAGGGGATGGCCGCTCGCGGCATTACCGGCAAGGCCGCCGACGACATCGTGCAGGGCATTACCTCTTTTGCCCTTTACGGCTTTCCCGAATCCCACGCCGCTTCCTTTGCCCTCATTGCCTACGCTTCGGCCTACCTCAAGGCCCACCATCCGGCGGCGTTTTACTGTGCTCTGCTGTCGGCCTGGCCCATGGGCTTTTACCACCCGGCCACCATCGTCCAGGACGCCCGGCGGCATGGGGTGCGGGTGTTGCCGGTGGATGTCAACTGCTCCCAGTGGCTTTGCACCCTGGAGCGGGATGATCAGGGGAAGCTGGCGGTGCGGTTGGGCTTTAAGTTCGTGAAGGGACTGCGGCGGGAGGTAGCGGAAAACCTGGCGCGGGAAGCGCAAAAACAACCTTTTGCCAGCGTGGAAGACCTCCTGCGGCGGGGTGGGCTCAACCGCCGGGAGCTGGAGGTTCTGGCCAGCATTGGGGCCTGTGCCAGCCTGGGGGAAACCCGGCGGGCAGCGCTCTGGCAGGTCAGCGCCTTTGACGGCCGTAGTCGCCCGTTGCAGCAGGCCATGGGGTGGGGGAAAAGCCCCAGCCCGCTGCCGGACATGGACTTGCGGGAACGGTACGTGGCCGATTTTGAGGGTACGGGCTTAACCGTAGGCCGTCACCCCCTGCACATGTTTCGCTCCGCCCTGCAAAAGCGAGGGGTTTTGTCCGCTTGTGAGGTGGCCCGGTGCCGTCATGGGCAGAGGGTTAAGGTAGGCGGCGTGGTCATCGTCCGGCAACGCCCCAGCACCGCCAAGGGGATGTGCTTTGCCACGCTGGAAGACGAAAGCGGCTTCGTGAACGTGGTGTTTGCCCCCGATCTCTTCACCAAGGAACGGGCAACTATCACCACCTCGGCGCTTCTGGAGGTGGATGGCGTCGTGCAGAGCCGGGACGGCGTTTTGACCGTGCGGGCCCTGGCCGCTCGTCCGCTGGTGCTTCCCACCCCGGCCTGTGACTCCCGGGATTTTCACTGA
- a CDS encoding carboxymuconolactone decarboxylase family protein: MARYCTLAARGRFRRCAVDRVDEFQSRREEGNRAVLDLDHLGIKRFYNLDTNTYRDGALPAKVKELLGLVASLVLRCNDCVDYHLIQCAKAGWRKEELVDAMNVALVVGGSIVIPHLRHAALTLKTLEERGELAS, translated from the coding sequence ATGGCGCGGTATTGTACGCTTGCAGCGAGGGGACGTTTCAGGAGGTGCGCCGTGGATCGCGTTGATGAGTTTCAATCCCGCAGGGAAGAAGGCAACAGGGCCGTTTTGGACCTCGACCATCTGGGCATCAAGCGCTTTTACAACCTGGACACCAACACCTACCGCGACGGGGCTCTGCCAGCAAAGGTTAAAGAGCTTTTGGGGCTGGTGGCTTCGCTGGTGCTGCGCTGCAACGACTGCGTGGACTACCACCTCATCCAGTGCGCTAAGGCGGGGTGGCGAAAGGAGGAGCTGGTGGATGCCATGAACGTGGCGCTGGTGGTGGGTGGTTCCATCGTCATCCCTCACCTCCGACACGCTGCGCTAACGCTCAAAACCCTGGAGGAGCGCGGGGAGCTTGCTTCCTGA
- a CDS encoding D-alanyl-D-alanine carboxypeptidase, whose product MGRRILVSLLLILWCVPLTEASPNRRRRPVRPPLQLVWHVEDAQGTVISSQRGEEPINPASVVKVATSLWALEKLGPQLSLETRFFARGGVDWQRGRVRGDLVVQGSGDPDFQVENALLVAKALNDMGIREVHGAVVVNDRFWMGWENGSAGTEPDPVKRGLLMATRLRQALDRHRWNGVIARVWRELAQRRGWPENVPPGVRVSGGVGADGRSNLGELLLVHRSKPLAFVLHRFNAFSNNDIERLGVLLGPPSELAGMLKARLELAGPEPNLETLSGLGENRLSPRAVVHLLRELVSSCSARNLNPGHVLPVAGCHPGTLEKFFEVLSAPPYAGSVVGKTGTLTTTDGGIAVLAGIAKTTQGDFYFCLAAPEAHGRLREARRLQEAWVVRFIDEHGGPRPEPCDAGLVEPDEGSVIIKVAQAPGGDPVVGGNGERR is encoded by the coding sequence ATGGGGCGGCGAATACTGGTTTCCCTTTTGCTTATCCTCTGGTGCGTACCGCTTACGGAAGCATCCCCCAATCGTCGCCGGCGCCCTGTGCGGCCGCCGCTGCAACTGGTCTGGCATGTGGAGGACGCCCAGGGGACGGTGATTTCCAGCCAGCGAGGGGAAGAACCCATCAACCCGGCCTCGGTGGTGAAGGTGGCCACCAGCCTCTGGGCTCTGGAAAAGCTGGGGCCTCAGCTTTCGCTGGAAACCCGCTTTTTTGCCCGCGGCGGGGTGGACTGGCAGCGCGGGAGGGTGCGGGGTGACTTGGTGGTTCAAGGCTCCGGTGATCCGGACTTCCAGGTGGAAAACGCGCTTCTGGTGGCCAAGGCGCTCAACGACATGGGCATCAGGGAAGTCCACGGGGCGGTGGTGGTCAACGACCGCTTTTGGATGGGATGGGAAAACGGCTCGGCCGGGACCGAGCCGGATCCGGTGAAGCGGGGGCTTTTGATGGCCACCCGCCTGCGGCAAGCCTTGGACCGCCACCGCTGGAACGGGGTGATTGCCAGGGTTTGGCGGGAGCTGGCCCAACGCCGGGGGTGGCCGGAGAACGTGCCGCCGGGTGTTCGGGTTTCCGGCGGCGTGGGGGCCGATGGCCGCTCCAACCTGGGGGAGCTGCTTTTGGTGCACCGCTCCAAGCCTCTGGCTTTCGTGTTGCACCGCTTCAACGCCTTTTCCAACAACGACATCGAAAGGCTGGGGGTGCTCTTGGGCCCCCCTTCCGAGCTGGCCGGCATGCTCAAGGCCCGGCTGGAGCTGGCAGGGCCCGAGCCGAACCTGGAAACCCTCTCAGGATTAGGGGAAAACCGGCTTTCGCCGCGGGCGGTGGTGCACCTCCTGCGGGAGCTGGTGAGCAGTTGCTCGGCACGAAATTTGAACCCGGGCCATGTCCTGCCGGTGGCGGGTTGCCACCCCGGGACGCTGGAGAAATTCTTTGAGGTGCTTTCGGCGCCGCCTTACGCGGGCTCGGTGGTGGGCAAAACCGGGACCCTTACCACCACCGACGGGGGCATCGCCGTGCTGGCGGGGATCGCCAAAACCACCCAGGGCGACTTTTACTTTTGCCTGGCGGCACCCGAAGCTCACGGGCGTTTGCGGGAAGCCAGGAGGCTGCAGGAAGCTTGGGTTGTGCGCTTCATAGATGAGCACGGGGGCCCGAGACCGGAGCCCTGCGATGCCGGGTTGGTGGAGCCCGACGAGGGCTCGGTAATCATCAAGGTGGCGCAGGCACCCGGTGGGGATCCGGTGGTGGGAGGCAACGGTGAGCGGCGTTAA
- a CDS encoding gluzincin family metallopeptidase gives MVLAATQALAQQAIIDSQTKERVIGELLSRFGAAEEARIRRGVEQVAARWWEEDGDSNAFATFCRDNFLPSGELGPAFARLEAALEQVEGHLHEIRRELTTPLDLDTGPVMRVDELLARLDLGSHLTEDLFRTKVAHWALLNFPVHSLAERLQDGPAWDRETWARSRLMDRFALRVPAPVAQKVTQALLAADQYIASYNIPMDLLRDGSGTPLFPKGLRLISHWGLRDELKSWYGQPGGLQRQRVIQELMLRIVRQEVPQGFINSERLLFDPFTGKVQAANGFSPTPEELSFEPNTRYRLWLANFHALRGVDPYSPTAPTAIARTFELERQIPEAEVEKVLTEVLSAQEVRRLAKLIATRLGRPLEPFDLWYAGFTSRAGLSEDELNRKVGERYPTVESFQKDLPNILQKLGFAPETAAFLAERIVVDPARGAGHALGAVRRQDKAHLRTRVGRSGMDYKGFNIAIHELGHNVEQVFSLHRMDRWALAGVPNNAFTEAFAFAFQARDLELLGLGKTRGRQEEVLGTLWATYEIAGVSLVDMKVWRWLYQHPEATPEQLKEAVLTAAREVWNAYFADVFGRRDCELLAIYSHMVAYPMYLPDYALGHLIAFQIGEKLRGPDFGKEFERMARIGRVTPDLWLKQAVGAPLSAQPLLRAAREALADQSH, from the coding sequence ATGGTGTTGGCAGCAACGCAAGCGTTGGCGCAGCAGGCAATAATTGATTCACAAACCAAAGAGCGCGTCATTGGCGAGCTGCTTTCCCGCTTTGGGGCCGCCGAAGAAGCGCGCATCCGCCGGGGGGTGGAACAGGTGGCCGCCCGCTGGTGGGAGGAGGACGGGGACAGCAACGCCTTTGCCACCTTTTGCCGCGACAACTTCCTGCCCAGCGGCGAGCTGGGGCCTGCCTTTGCCCGCCTGGAGGCGGCCCTGGAGCAGGTGGAAGGCCACCTGCACGAAATTCGCCGGGAGCTCACCACCCCCCTGGATCTGGATACCGGCCCGGTGATGCGGGTGGATGAGCTTTTGGCCAGACTGGACTTGGGCAGCCACCTTACCGAGGATTTGTTCCGCACCAAGGTGGCCCATTGGGCGCTTTTGAACTTCCCGGTGCATTCGCTGGCCGAGCGGTTGCAGGACGGTCCCGCCTGGGACCGGGAAACCTGGGCACGCTCCAGGCTCATGGACCGCTTTGCCCTGCGGGTGCCGGCACCGGTGGCGCAAAAGGTCACACAGGCGCTTTTGGCTGCCGATCAGTACATTGCCTCCTACAACATCCCCATGGACCTCTTGCGCGATGGCTCAGGAACCCCGCTTTTCCCCAAGGGCTTGCGCCTCATCAGCCACTGGGGGCTGCGGGACGAGCTGAAATCCTGGTACGGACAGCCGGGTGGTTTGCAACGGCAGCGGGTGATCCAGGAGCTCATGCTGCGCATCGTGCGGCAGGAAGTTCCCCAGGGGTTTATCAACTCCGAGCGCCTGCTCTTTGACCCCTTTACCGGCAAGGTGCAGGCCGCCAACGGCTTTTCGCCAACCCCCGAGGAGCTTTCCTTTGAGCCCAACACCCGCTATCGGCTTTGGCTTGCCAACTTCCACGCCTTGCGCGGGGTGGACCCCTACAGCCCTACCGCGCCTACGGCCATTGCCCGGACCTTCGAGCTGGAACGGCAAATCCCCGAGGCCGAGGTGGAAAAGGTGCTCACCGAGGTGCTTTCGGCCCAGGAGGTGCGGCGGCTGGCCAAGCTCATTGCCACTCGCCTGGGCCGCCCGCTGGAACCCTTTGACCTCTGGTACGCGGGCTTTACCTCCCGCGCCGGGCTTTCGGAAGACGAGCTGAACCGCAAGGTTGGCGAGCGTTACCCCACGGTGGAGAGCTTCCAAAAGGATTTGCCAAATATCCTGCAGAAGCTGGGGTTTGCCCCGGAAACCGCGGCTTTTCTGGCCGAGCGCATCGTGGTGGACCCGGCCCGGGGCGCCGGCCACGCCCTAGGGGCGGTGCGCCGTCAGGACAAAGCACACCTGCGCACCCGCGTGGGGCGCTCGGGCATGGACTACAAGGGCTTCAACATCGCCATCCACGAGCTCGGCCACAACGTGGAGCAGGTGTTTTCCCTGCACCGCATGGACCGCTGGGCTCTGGCCGGGGTTCCCAACAACGCCTTCACGGAAGCCTTTGCCTTTGCCTTTCAGGCCCGGGATCTGGAGCTTCTGGGCCTGGGCAAGACCCGCGGGCGCCAGGAAGAGGTGCTGGGCACGCTCTGGGCCACCTACGAGATTGCCGGCGTTTCGCTGGTGGACATGAAGGTCTGGCGCTGGCTTTACCAGCACCCCGAGGCCACCCCTGAGCAGCTGAAGGAAGCGGTGCTGACCGCCGCCCGGGAGGTTTGGAACGCTTACTTTGCCGATGTCTTTGGCCGGCGGGACTGCGAGCTTCTGGCCATTTACTCCCACATGGTTGCTTACCCCATGTACCTGCCGGATTACGCCCTGGGGCACCTCATTGCCTTCCAAATTGGCGAAAAGCTGCGGGGGCCCGACTTCGGCAAGGAGTTTGAGCGCATGGCCCGCATTGGCCGGGTGACTCCCGATTTGTGGCTGAAGCAAGCCGTGGGGGCGCCTCTTTCAGCGCAACCTCTGCTGCGGGCGGCCCGGGAAGCTCTGGCCGATCAGAGTCATTAA